The Longimicrobium sp. DNA window GTGCGTGAACCACGTCCACCAGAGTCCCGGCACGGTGCGCCGCCTGGCCGTGGAGCGGGGTCTGCGCGTGGTGCGCGAGCAGCGCCTCCCGCTCCTTCCTTATTCGGTGGTGGTCGTCGCGGCCGGTGGAGCCTGATCCTGCCGAAGGAGGAACAGCCCGGCGGTACCCCCCGCCGCCGCCGCGATCGACGCGGCCGCCAGGATCACCGGTACTCTCCACCCCCGCGCCAGCAGACGGAGGCACAGGTGCTCGGCCCCGCCCACGAGCGGCGAGCGGCCGGCCCGGATCCGGACGAGGGAGCTGAAGGCGACGTCCGCCAGCGGCACCGCCACCAGGAGCAGCGCGCCGGCTCCCGAACCCACGCCGCGCGACGTCGCCATCACCAGCGCGGCGAAGGAGAGCCCCAGCGCGAACGAGCCGACGTCGCCCATGAAGATGCGCGCCGGCGGCCGGTTGTGCAGGAGGAAGCCCAGTGCGCCGCCCGCGATGGCGAAGGCGACCGCCGCCGCCGTCCGGTCCCCCAGGTGGCCCGCCGCGAGCGCGAAGGCCACGGCGCTGACCACCGCCACGCTCGCGGCCAGTCCGTCCATGACGTCGATGAAGTTCCAGCTGTTGACGATCCAGAGGCACACGAACACGCTGGCCGCGGCATCGGCGGCGGGGTGGGTAAGCACGTCGAGACGCAGTCCGCCCCACACCAGCACCCCCGCCGCCGCACCCTGCACCGCGAGCTGGAGGGCGGGGGAGAGCGGGCGCTCCGCCCAGTCCTTGTAGAGCCCCAGCAGCAGGAGGGGAACCAGGGCGAGGGCGAAGGCCCTCCAGCGCGAGTCCGCCGCCGCCGCCATCGCCAGCACGGGCGCCACTCCCGACAAGATCGCGACACCCCCCAGCAGCGGAACCGCACGGGTGTGCGTGGGCACGTCCGGGTTCGCGCCGGCCACGATCCCCAGCCGCGAAGCCAGGCGCCCAGCGAGCGGCGTGAGGGCGGCGCACAGGACGGCCGCCAGGAGCGCGCCGGCCAGCGCCGCGCTCACCGCCCCGCCCCGCCCAGCCGGGCCTCCACCAACCGCCGGATCTCGTCGCGCGGGTGCACCGCCGGCTCATACCCCAGCTCCTCCCGGATGCGCCGCATGTCCGCGGACTGCCGCGACGGCGATTGGTGCGGCGCGGCCGTGTGCGTCACCGTGATCGACGGATCGGCCTCGCGCATCCAGCGGGCCACCTCGGCCACCGGCGTCTCGGTTCCGCCGCCCAGGTTGTACGTCCGGCACTGCCGCGGGGGGATGGGCGCCCGCGCCGCCATTTCCAGCGCGCGCACCGCGTCGTCCACGCAGGTGAGGTCCACCGTGCCGCACCCGTCGCCGTGCAGCGTCAACGGCCGTCCCGCGGCGGCGAGCTCCAGCCAGTGCGCGATGAAGTGCCCCCGCTCACCCGCCGCCGGCCCGGCGCCGAACACGGTAAAGGGGCGAAAGATCACCGCGGAGAAGCCGCCCGCCGCCGCCGAGGCCGCGACCATCCCCTCCCCGGCGAGCTTCGACGCCGCGTAGAGCCCGATCGCCCGGAGCGCCCCCGACTCTGGAGTGGGGAACACGGTGCCGTCAGGGTCGTACACCCCGCCCGAGCTCGTGAAGACGACGCGCGGCCGGCTGCCGGAGGCGATCACCTCGTCCAGCAGGTTGGCCATCCCCAGCACGTTGGTCTGCCACCCGCAAGCGGGATCCTCCTCGCACGTCTTCTTCAGCTTTGCCGCCAGCGCGAAAACCGCCTCCGCGCCCCGCGCGACTCCGCGGAGGCCGGCGGCCCGGCGCACGTCCCGCTCCTCCACCCGGCAGCGTGAGTCCAGGTCGGCGGGGGGAGGGGCGATGTCGGCCACCGTGACGTCGGCTCCCCGCGCGGCCAGCGCGTTGGCGAGCCGGCTGCCGATGAACCCGCACCCGCCGACGATCACCACGCGCCCCGGCCGCACGTCAGACACGCGCCACCTCCCGCCCCGCGACCGCTTCCGCCGCCGCCATCCCCGACGCATAGGCGCCCTCCAGCGACAGGTACTCCCACGTGCCGAATCGGCCGGCGAGCAGCACCCCGCGCTCGCGGAGCATCTCCGCCATTTCGCGGAACCACGGACGCCCCGCCGCCCGCCACACCACGTACGCGGGCGACAGCACGATCTCCTCCGCGCTCCACGACTCCACCTCGATCAACCCCACGCGAACGAGGTATTCCACGGCCGACACCGCGATCTCCCCCGAGCCGCGCCGCTCCCCCTCGCGCGGAATCGTGTGCTCGATGGAAAGGCTGATGCACCCCGGCGGGCAGGTGCGGGGGTTCAGGTTCGCCGGGAAGCCCACCCGGTGGAAGACGACGGACGGATCGGGGGTGTAGATCCAGTGCAGGTCGCTCAGCATCCGCCCGCGGATGCGGACGCGGACGTTGCCCACGCGGGTCGCGTCCAGCAGTCCGCCCTCCGGCAGGGGGAGCTTCGCGGCTGCCAGGAGCGCGGGGAGCGGCATCGTGCTGATCAGGTGGTCGAACGGGAACTCCCTTCCGTCGCGGGTGGCGGCCGTGCGCCGCTCCAGATCCACCGACGCCACGGTGCTGTGGAGGTGGACCTGTGGCTGGAGGGGCCGCGCCAGCGCGTCGATGACGTCGCCCAGCCGCCCGGAGGCGGGATAAAGGAAGTGCGCGTTGTATCCCGTGTAGCCGGTGGGCCCACGGATACCCTCCTCCACCAGGTCGAGCTGGGGATCGGGGAGGAAGTCGCCCGCGCAGTCGGGCGGCAGCTCCTCCAGCCCGCGCCCCCAGAGCTTCTCGTTGTACGGCCTGAAGAAGAGCGCCTCCATCGTCTCGCCCCACGCTCCCGCCAGCACGCCGGCGAAGGAGGCGGGGTTGGGGTCGCGGCCGGCGTGCGCCTGGCGCGCCGTTTTCAGCGCACGCCTGGCGAGGCCGGGATCGCCCAGCGCCCACAGGTTGAACTGGAAGGGGTAGGGCACCACCGCATCGCGCACCACCACCGCGGCGCGCCTTTCCGTGCGCGTGAGCGGCACGCCGAGCGCTTCGAACTCGGCCCGGACCTCCGGCCGGCTGAAGTGCAGGACGTGCCCGGTGCGGTCGAAGCTGAACCCGTCCGCCTGGTCCGTGCACGCCAGGCCCCCGAGCTCGCCCGAGCCTTCCAGGATCGTGCACCCCAGCCCGCGCGAGCGAAGCGCCCGGGCGGCGGCCAGCCCGGCCACGCCGCCCCCCGCGATCAGCGTCCTCAAGCCTCCTCCGCCAGTATGGACGCATGCCGCGCCACCTTCACCATGGCCGCGCAATATGCCGCGATGATATGGGAGCTCGGCTCCGTGAACGCCGGAAACTGGAGGGTGGCCGCGGAAAACCGCTCCGCGCGGGGAAAGTCGCCGGGGCCGTACACCAGGGCGCGGCTGATGTGCGGGCCGCGCCGTGGCCATCCGTTGCGGTACATGCGGTCGTCGAGCGTCTGGAAGATCGGGGTGAGGTGCAGGGGCTTCGCCAGGCTCCCCGGGCTTACCTCCAGCACGCCCTCCGCGCGCAGGGCCTCCACGTAGCGCCCCGCCAGCAGCCCGCCCAGCTCCGCCGCGTCGTAGCGCACCAGATAGCGGAAGTAGCCTCCTCTCGACACGCCCGGCGCGGTCGTCAGCGGGCGCACTCCGGGAACGCCGCGCAGCTCCTCGTCGAAGTACCACAGGTTCGCGCGGCGCGCTTCGATGCGCGCCGGCAGCTTGCGAAGCTGCGACAGGGCAAGGGCCGCTCCCAGGGGGTGGAGCCGGTTCTTGAGTCCGTATCCCGTCTCGGCAAAGGGCGCGTACGCGTCGGTGGTGGCGGGCGTGCGCTGCCGGAAGTGGCCCAGCAGCGAGGCACGCTCCATCACCCGCGGATCGCGGCAGATCAGCACCCCGCCTTCGCCCGCGGGCACCGCCTTGTGGGCCTGCAGGCTGAAGCACCCCGCGTCGCCAAAGGTGCCGGCGAGCTGTCCGTGGAGCGTGGCCCCGTGCGCGTGGGAGCAGTCTTCCACCACGCGGAGCGCGTGCTTTCGGGCGAACGCGAGCACGGCGGGCATGTCGCACACGTGGCCGTACTGGTGGGTGACCACGATGGCGCGGGTGCGGGGGCCGATGCGCGGCTCCGCATCCGCGAGGTCCAGGTTCCCCGTTTCCTCTTCGACGTCGCAGAGAACGGGAACGAGGTGGCAGTGCAGCATCGGGAGCACCGTGGAGAGGTGCGTGTATGCCGGCGCCAGCACCTCGTCCCCCGGCTCCAGGTCCAGGGCGAAGAACGCCGCG harbors:
- a CDS encoding MraY family glycosyltransferase, giving the protein MSAALAGALLAAVLCAALTPLAGRLASRLGIVAGANPDVPTHTRAVPLLGGVAILSGVAPVLAMAAAADSRWRAFALALVPLLLLGLYKDWAERPLSPALQLAVQGAAAGVLVWGGLRLDVLTHPAADAAASVFVCLWIVNSWNFIDVMDGLAASVAVVSAVAFALAAGHLGDRTAAAVAFAIAGGALGFLLHNRPPARIFMGDVGSFALGLSFAALVMATSRGVGSGAGALLLVAVPLADVAFSSLVRIRAGRSPLVGGAEHLCLRLLARGWRVPVILAAASIAAAAGGTAGLFLLRQDQAPPAATTTTE
- a CDS encoding aminotransferase class I/II-fold pyridoxal phosphate-dependent enzyme; translation: MALPNPLETTDAARIGVTDGGAAPLPALLGGPASVRIPGPHFRWPLIEADDEEAVLAQLRSAELSYHRRAGVVAEFEDAFASYHGVPFAMSANSGSAALHAAFFALDLEPGDEVLAPAYTHLSTVLPMLHCHLVPVLCDVEEETGNLDLADAEPRIGPRTRAIVVTHQYGHVCDMPAVLAFARKHALRVVEDCSHAHGATLHGQLAGTFGDAGCFSLQAHKAVPAGEGGVLICRDPRVMERASLLGHFRQRTPATTDAYAPFAETGYGLKNRLHPLGAALALSQLRKLPARIEARRANLWYFDEELRGVPGVRPLTTAPGVSRGGYFRYLVRYDAAELGGLLAGRYVEALRAEGVLEVSPGSLAKPLHLTPIFQTLDDRMYRNGWPRRGPHISRALVYGPGDFPRAERFSAATLQFPAFTEPSSHIIAAYCAAMVKVARHASILAEEA
- a CDS encoding NAD(P)-dependent oxidoreductase gives rise to the protein MSDVRPGRVVIVGGCGFIGSRLANALAARGADVTVADIAPPPADLDSRCRVEERDVRRAAGLRGVARGAEAVFALAAKLKKTCEEDPACGWQTNVLGMANLLDEVIASGSRPRVVFTSSGGVYDPDGTVFPTPESGALRAIGLYAASKLAGEGMVAASAAAGGFSAVIFRPFTVFGAGPAAGERGHFIAHWLELAAAGRPLTLHGDGCGTVDLTCVDDAVRALEMAARAPIPPRQCRTYNLGGGTETPVAEVARWMREADPSITVTHTAAPHQSPSRQSADMRRIREELGYEPAVHPRDEIRRLVEARLGGAGR
- a CDS encoding FAD-dependent oxidoreductase, whose product is MRTLIAGGGVAGLAAARALRSRGLGCTILEGSGELGGLACTDQADGFSFDRTGHVLHFSRPEVRAEFEALGVPLTRTERRAAVVVRDAVVPYPFQFNLWALGDPGLARRALKTARQAHAGRDPNPASFAGVLAGAWGETMEALFFRPYNEKLWGRGLEELPPDCAGDFLPDPQLDLVEEGIRGPTGYTGYNAHFLYPASGRLGDVIDALARPLQPQVHLHSTVASVDLERRTAATRDGREFPFDHLISTMPLPALLAAAKLPLPEGGLLDATRVGNVRVRIRGRMLSDLHWIYTPDPSVVFHRVGFPANLNPRTCPPGCISLSIEHTIPREGERRGSGEIAVSAVEYLVRVGLIEVESWSAEEIVLSPAYVVWRAAGRPWFREMAEMLRERGVLLAGRFGTWEYLSLEGAYASGMAAAEAVAGREVARV